From a region of the Lactuca sativa cultivar Salinas chromosome 4, Lsat_Salinas_v11, whole genome shotgun sequence genome:
- the LOC111886755 gene encoding 60S ribosomal protein L6, whose amino-acid sequence MAPQQRKPHVSRNPDLIRGVGKYSRSQMYHKRGLWAIKAKNGGAFPKHEKKAIAAAPTEKPPKFYPADDVKKPLVNKRKARPTKLRASITPGTVLIILAGRFKGKRVVFLKQLTSGLLLVTGPFKINGVPLRRVNQSYVIATSTKVDISGVNVEKFDDKYFGKKTEKKKTKGEGEFFEAEKEEKSLLPQEKKDDQKSVDAALIKTIEAVPDLKSYLGARFSLKAGMKPHELVF is encoded by the exons ATGGCACCACAGCAGAGGAAACCCCATGTCAGCAGGAACCCTGATCTAATCAGAGGTGTGGGCAAGTATTCACGCTCACAAATGTACCACAAGAGGGGTCTTTGGGCCATCAAGGCCAAAAATGGTGGTGCTTTCCCTAAGCATGAGAAAAAAGCCATTGCTGCTGCACCAACTGAGAAGCCACCAAAGTTCTATCCAGCTGATGATGTGAAGAAACCCCTTGTCAACAAACGCAAAGCCAGACCCACCAAGCTCAG AGCCAGTATTACTCCTGGAACTGTGCTGATCATATTGGCTGGGAGGTTCAAGGGGAAAAGAGTTGTTTTCTTGAAACAACTTACATCTGGACTGCTATTGGTTACAG GTCCTTTTAAGATCAATGGTGTTCCTTTGAGGAGGGTAAATCAGTCATATGTGATTGCTACATCAACCAAGGTCGACATCTCGGGGGTGAATGTGGAGAAGTTTGATGACAAGTACTTTGGAAAGAAAACTGAAAAGAAGAAGACCAAAGGAGAGGGCGAGTTTTTTGAAGCAGAGAAAGAG GAAAAGAGCTTGCTCCCACAGGAGAAAAAGGATGACCAGAAATCCGTGGATGCAGCTTTGATAAAGACCATTGAGGCTGTTCCTGATTTGAAAAGCTATTTGGGTGCAAGATTTTCACTCAAGGCAGGCATGAAACCACATGAGCTTGTCTTTTAG